The genomic region AGCGGCGCTATTCCCCTCCTTTTTGCACGTAATTCTTTACGAATTCTTCGGCGTTTTTTTCAAGAACATCGTCGATTTCATCGACCAGCTTGTCGATGTCTTCCTTCATTTTCTTGCCCGCCTCGACGACCTTGGGATTGGCCTTGACCTCTTCCTTCCCTTGCGGTTCGCGTCGCGGCTCTTGCTTACGTTCCTGCTTTTCCATTCGAGCACCTCCCGCACATCCAGGGAAACTCTCGCGGTCAGTCAGCAACTTAGGACGATACGTTCACCATACTCCACGGCAAGGAAACCCGTCAAGGCAAGGCCATAAATGACAAGCGCCGTTTCCAGAAAGGGAAACGGCGCCATCATTCGATCTCCAATCGTCTATTAGACGATCAACGAAACAATAAGCAGGGCAACAATATTGATCACTTTGATCATTGGGTTCACCGCCGGTCCCGCCGTATCCTTGTACGGATCACCGACCGTATCACCGGTGACCGCTGCCTTGTGTGTGTCGGTGCCCTTCAACCCCTGCTCTTCAATAAACTTTTTCGCATTGTCCCAGGCCCCACCGCCGCTCGTCATCGAAATCGCGACGAATAGGCCGGTCACGATGCTGCCGACCAACACACCACCAAGCGCTTGCGGGCCAAGAATCACACCCACAAGAATCGGCGATGCCACAGGAATCAAGCCGGGGATCATCATCTTTTGGATGGCCGCTTGAGTTACGATGTCGACACAGGTGCCATACTCCGGCTTCCCCGTGCCTTCCATAATGCCCTTGATCGTCCGGAACTGCCGCCGCACTTCTTCCACGATCAAGCCACCGGCTTCACCCACGGCTCTCATACAGAGCGCGCCAAAGATAAACGGCAACATACCGCCCAGGAACAGACCGACCAACACTTTTGGGTTGGACAGGTCGAATGCCGCCAGCGCAGGATTGTGTGCCGCCACCTCCCGGGAATATTCCGCGAACAGCACCACCGCCGCCAATGCGGCTGAGCCAATCGCATAGCCTTTCGTCACCGCCTTGGTTGTATTGCCGACCGCATCCAACGGATCGGTGATGTCACGCACTTCCTTACCTAAGTGCGACATCTCGGCAATACCGCCGGCGTTGTCCGTGATCGGACCAAACGCATCGATCGCCACGACAATTCCGGCCATGGACAACATTGAGACCGCCGCAACGGCTACGCCGTACAACCCACCAGACTCCGCGCCGCCGCACACCCAATAACTGCCGAGAATAGCCATCGCAATCACCACCACCGGCGCCGCAGTCGCCTGCATGCCGACCGCCAGCCCCGCGATGATGTTCGTCGCATGGCCGGTTTCGCTCGCTTTGGCGATATATTGCACCGGTTCATAATTCTTCGACGTGTAATAATCGGTAATGAAGACAAGCGCCAGCGTCACCGCCAATCCCATCAACGCGGCAATGTAGTAACTGAATCCGCTGACGCCCCCGACCCCGCCCATAATCATGAGGGTGATTGGTAAAAACGCTACGGCAGCGATCCCACCGGCCACAAACAATCCTTTGTAGAGCGCTTTCATGACTTCCTCACCCGGGTTCACCTTTACGAACAGAACCCCAATGATCGTCGCGAAAATCGTCAGGCCTCCTAAGACCAACGGATAGAGGATCGGAGCAGTTGCGCCCTTAAACATCGTAAAGGCCAGCACCATGGCCGCGACCGTCGTTACCGCGTAGGTCTCGAACAGGTCCGCCGCCATGCCGGCACAGTCACCGACGTTGTCACCGACGTTATCGGCGATGACCGCCGGATTCCGCGGATCATCTTCCGGAATTCCTGCTTCGACCTTACCGACAAGATCCGCACCCACATCCGCCGCCTTGGTATAGATACCGCCACCAACGCGGGCAAACACCGAGATCAAGCTGCCGCCAAATCCAAGGCTCAGCAAGGCATGAATGGCCTTTTCTTGCCCGGCGATTGATTGCGCAATCATGTAGAAAGTGGTAATCGCCAACAGTCCAAGACCGATCAACAACAGACCCGTCACTGCACCCCCTCGAAACGCGACGGTCAAGGCGGCATTCATGCCATTGTGTGCGGCTTGCGCGGTCCGCACGTTGGCGCGCACGGCAATGATCATCCCCACATAGCCGGCAATCGACGAGGCTCCTGCACCGACCAAAAATCCGACCGCCGTCAGCAAACCGAACTTATCGGAGACGGCCCCTGCGCCCCAGAGAACGACGAAGAGCACCGCGGCCACGTACCCGACGGTCTTATACTGTCGGTTCATGTAGGCGCTGGCGCCTTCTTGAATGG from Nitrospira sp. harbors:
- a CDS encoding ubiquitin-like protein Pup, with amino-acid sequence MEKQERKQEPRREPQGKEEVKANPKVVEAGKKMKEDIDKLVDEIDDVLEKNAEEFVKNYVQKGGE
- a CDS encoding sodium-translocating pyrophosphatase, whose product is MSDSVIITFALIAAVAGIGYGVYLAMWVFRLDAGNAKMQEIAKAIQEGASAYMNRQYKTVGYVAAVLFVVLWGAGAVSDKFGLLTAVGFLVGAGASSIAGYVGMIIAVRANVRTAQAAHNGMNAALTVAFRGGAVTGLLLIGLGLLAITTFYMIAQSIAGQEKAIHALLSLGFGGSLISVFARVGGGIYTKAADVGADLVGKVEAGIPEDDPRNPAVIADNVGDNVGDCAGMAADLFETYAVTTVAAMVLAFTMFKGATAPILYPLVLGGLTIFATIIGVLFVKVNPGEEVMKALYKGLFVAGGIAAVAFLPITLMIMGGVGGVSGFSYYIAALMGLAVTLALVFITDYYTSKNYEPVQYIAKASETGHATNIIAGLAVGMQATAAPVVVIAMAILGSYWVCGGAESGGLYGVAVAAVSMLSMAGIVVAIDAFGPITDNAGGIAEMSHLGKEVRDITDPLDAVGNTTKAVTKGYAIGSAALAAVVLFAEYSREVAAHNPALAAFDLSNPKVLVGLFLGGMLPFIFGALCMRAVGEAGGLIVEEVRRQFRTIKGIMEGTGKPEYGTCVDIVTQAAIQKMMIPGLIPVASPILVGVILGPQALGGVLVGSIVTGLFVAISMTSGGGAWDNAKKFIEEQGLKGTDTHKAAVTGDTVGDPYKDTAGPAVNPMIKVINIVALLIVSLIV